One window of bacterium genomic DNA carries:
- a CDS encoding NYN domain-containing protein → MNERWVDGFNVMHRLADCAALLAEDPEAARRRFLDLLAPLVYTSGERWTVVFDGPRSGRARAPGPIEVVYAPSADAWLTAALEKHPRPARVTVVTDDEKDIGRRARALGAAVLPAASILRALSEGEAEAPPEPEKPEQASAEDVAFWLDAFGGGASGEPKRRFDTIGGAPAAGEGPRDGEGHDDDGARRR, encoded by the coding sequence ATGAACGAGCGCTGGGTCGACGGCTTCAACGTCATGCATCGACTCGCCGACTGCGCGGCGCTGCTCGCGGAGGACCCGGAGGCCGCGCGGCGGCGCTTCCTCGACTTGCTCGCGCCCCTCGTCTACACGAGCGGCGAGCGCTGGACGGTGGTCTTCGACGGCCCGCGTTCGGGCCGGGCGCGCGCACCGGGTCCGATCGAGGTCGTCTACGCACCGAGCGCCGATGCCTGGCTGACCGCCGCGCTCGAGAAGCACCCGCGGCCGGCCCGCGTCACCGTGGTCACGGACGACGAGAAGGACATCGGCCGGCGCGCGCGCGCCCTGGGCGCGGCGGTGCTGCCGGCCGCGTCCATCCTGCGCGCCCTGAGCGAGGGCGAAGCCGAAGCGCCACCCGAACCCGAGAAGCCCGAGCAAGCGAGCGCGGAGGACGTCGCTTTCTGGCTCGATGCCTTCGGCGGCGGCGCCTCGGGCGAGCCGAAGCGCCGCTTCGATACGATCGGCGGCGCGCCAGCCGCCGGCGAAGGGCCCCGCGACGGTGAGGGCCACGACGACGACGGCGCGCGGCGCCGCTAG